The Fimbriimonas ginsengisoli Gsoil 348 genome window below encodes:
- the nuoL gene encoding NADH-quinone oxidoreductase subunit L yields MNGNFSLIWAVLLLPVVGFLVQAFLGKRLAKSMGKRVVGALAVIPILLAFAAAVMVTLDLSGLAEAQRAVIVTGIPWIDIESLKVPFEFLIDPLSMTMVLIITGIGGLIHLYATGYMAEERDYARFFTYLNLFIASMLILVLGNNLLLLFMGWEGVGLCSYLLIGFWYKDLANARAANKAFIVNRIGDWGLGLGLFMIFALLTTSNVKAEGARFLSYDVMLPELGRILAQNPAAATMLAILLFIGAAGKSAQFPLYLWLPDAMAGPTPVSALIHAATMVTSGVVLLNRMHIVFEMSPVASAIIAIVGAFTALFAAVIAFGQTDIKKVLAFSTVSQLGFMFIACGAGAFWAGMFHVTTHAFFKALLFLGAGAVIHAMAHNQDMRNYGNLRKYLPITTWTMVIGWLAIAAIAIPLPGGVLGFAGAYSKEAILGSAIAGNHAVINGVNLGQIAGWTGLFVALLTSVYMSRLTFLTFFGTQERWRLIPAHAPVHSDEAHAVHEETSLDYTTEVHVEAPAEAEIESVPQELTEDPHGFYYASDPHAESHEEHHELDENHTPREVPPSMWVPLVVLAALSVGGGFLLARGDAFKHWLYPIGLPVLKDVPSEVPNLAVYSAVAAALGILLGAAFYIRGLPKDQGWDEGRWAGWRRDAARQFGFDEALTVTSVEGGGDLARGIWRYIDVGLVDGIVNGLGRLAAGIGSLLKVAQSGYVRLYALVMLLGGVGFLGYLLVMLNRTGGNH; encoded by the coding sequence ATGAACGGCAATTTTAGTCTGATTTGGGCGGTTCTCCTTCTGCCCGTGGTCGGCTTCCTTGTCCAGGCTTTCCTCGGCAAGCGGCTCGCGAAGTCGATGGGCAAGCGAGTCGTCGGCGCGCTGGCAGTGATCCCGATTCTGCTGGCGTTTGCCGCCGCGGTGATGGTCACTCTGGATCTGTCCGGCCTGGCGGAAGCGCAACGGGCGGTGATCGTCACCGGGATTCCTTGGATCGACATCGAGTCGTTGAAGGTGCCGTTTGAATTTCTGATCGACCCGCTGTCGATGACGATGGTGCTCATCATCACCGGAATCGGCGGCCTGATCCACCTTTACGCCACCGGCTATATGGCGGAAGAGCGCGATTACGCGAGGTTCTTTACCTACCTGAATCTCTTCATCGCCTCGATGCTGATCCTGGTGCTCGGGAACAACTTGCTTCTCCTGTTCATGGGCTGGGAAGGGGTTGGGCTTTGCTCGTACCTGCTGATCGGCTTTTGGTACAAGGATCTGGCGAACGCGCGGGCGGCGAACAAGGCGTTTATCGTCAATCGAATCGGCGACTGGGGACTTGGCCTTGGCCTCTTCATGATCTTCGCCCTGTTGACGACGAGCAACGTCAAGGCGGAGGGGGCGCGCTTTCTGAGCTACGACGTGATGCTGCCCGAGCTCGGGCGCATCCTCGCTCAGAACCCGGCGGCGGCGACGATGCTCGCCATTCTGCTCTTCATCGGCGCGGCGGGCAAGTCGGCGCAGTTTCCGCTTTATCTTTGGCTCCCGGACGCGATGGCCGGCCCCACTCCGGTTTCCGCGCTCATCCATGCCGCCACGATGGTGACATCGGGCGTGGTGTTGCTGAACCGGATGCATATCGTCTTCGAAATGTCGCCGGTGGCGAGCGCGATTATCGCGATCGTCGGCGCATTCACCGCCCTCTTCGCGGCGGTCATTGCGTTCGGGCAGACGGATATCAAGAAGGTGCTCGCCTTTTCGACGGTGTCCCAGCTTGGATTTATGTTCATCGCCTGCGGGGCGGGCGCGTTCTGGGCGGGGATGTTCCACGTAACGACCCACGCCTTCTTCAAGGCGCTACTGTTCCTTGGCGCGGGCGCGGTGATCCATGCGATGGCCCACAACCAGGACATGCGGAACTACGGCAACCTCCGTAAGTATCTGCCGATTACGACCTGGACGATGGTGATCGGGTGGCTTGCGATCGCGGCGATCGCGATCCCGCTTCCCGGCGGAGTTCTCGGATTTGCCGGCGCCTACAGTAAGGAGGCGATTCTCGGCTCGGCGATCGCCGGCAATCACGCGGTCATCAACGGGGTTAACCTCGGGCAGATCGCGGGTTGGACCGGGCTTTTCGTCGCGCTGCTGACGTCGGTTTACATGTCGCGGCTTACGTTCCTAACCTTCTTCGGGACTCAGGAGCGATGGCGGCTCATACCGGCCCACGCCCCTGTCCATTCCGATGAGGCGCACGCGGTCCACGAGGAGACCTCGCTCGATTACACGACCGAGGTCCACGTCGAGGCTCCGGCCGAGGCGGAAATCGAATCGGTTCCCCAGGAGCTCACAGAGGACCCCCACGGCTTCTACTACGCATCCGACCCGCACGCGGAATCGCACGAAGAGCACCACGAATTGGACGAGAACCATACGCCGCGCGAAGTGCCGCCTAGCATGTGGGTTCCGCTTGTGGTTCTCGCCGCGCTGTCGGTTGGTGGGGGCTTCCTGCTCGCGAGGGGCGACGCCTTCAAGCACTGGCTATATCCAATTGGCCTTCCGGTCTTGAAAGACGTCCCGTCAGAAGTTCCGAACCTCGCCGTCTACTCCGCGGTGGCGGCCGCCCTCGGCATCCTTTTGGGAGCGGCGTTCTACATTCGAGGCCTGCCGAAGGATCAGGGATGGGACGAAGGCCGGTGGGCAGGATGGCGACGCGACGCCGCGCGCCAGTTCGGCTTCGATGAGGCGCTCACGGTTACGAGCGTCGAAGGGGGCGGAGACCTTGCGCGGGGTATCTGGCGGTACATCGACGTCGGCTTGGTCGACGGAATTGTCAACGGCCTTGGCCGGTTGGCGGCCGGTATCGGCTCGCTCCTAAAAGTGGCTCAATCCGGTTACGTCCGCTTGTATGCCCTGGTGATGCTTCTCGGCGGGGTTGGCTTCCTGGGCTATCTCTTGGTGATGCTCAATCGAACGGGAGGCAACCACTAA
- the galA gene encoding beta-galactosidase GalA, producing MNPVFVPLRRLFPLLALLLLAATSGWASPRLRIRFDDGWRFRRDADPKSGGEMGPLSWQWKPADRDLDLQTLPSDIDSGPWKPTRLGRNELRNGIRFGWFRADLGSNPLDREKVLHFESVDDNAVVFVNGIRLKRQDGYGTPFDVPVFRAWSASGPNRLVVLVENTGGWGGINGSVTFAKPPPPESLPAEAATGFSDKAWRTVHLPHDYVVEGTFKQGENVSHGSLPRPTAWYRKTFTIPPSYRGKRVWIDFDGVYRNSTVYLNGRKLGHESSGYIGFRYDLTDRLQYGKPNVLAVRVDPTKDEGWWYEGAGIYRHVWLNVTSPVHVVPDGTFVTSNVGAGRASLTISTSIANDSSHPTRVVLTSEIYDPAGHRVATIRKVDLIEAGKSVTVNQHSDVVKPTLWSLESPRRYQLKTSIQAVGDPTYHTIKSDEVNTPFGIRTIRFDKDKGFFLNGKPVKLKGTCNHQDHAGVGTAMPDGLLEWRIQRLKSMGSNAYRCSHNPPAAELLDACDRLGMLVMDETRHLGDATQPKSPRGTTADDLSELKRLVLRDRNHPSVIMWSLFNEEPLQGSPEGAAIYEKMVAAVRKLDPTRPCTGAANGGYGSGIQLVSELFGFNYNIGAYDNFHRRFPNQPMYGSETASTVSTRGIYANDTVRGYVSAYDVNHPAWAETAEHAWKPIAERPWMAGGFVWTGFDYKGEPTPYGWPCVNSHFGILDICGFPKDNFYYYKAWWGDKPVVHLLPHWNWPGKEGQKINVWVQSNADRVELLVNGRSVGSKPVPRFEHAEWDVPYEPGMLEARGYRGNKLIASDRIDTTGAPAAIRLKTTRSRLLADEEDLSPVEVEIVDARGRVVPTADNMVKFSISGPGHVAGVGNGDPSSHEPDKASKRHAFNGLCMALVQATNRPGRIVVTATSPGLKGASLVLTSH from the coding sequence ATGAATCCAGTTTTCGTTCCGCTTCGCCGCCTCTTTCCGCTGCTCGCCCTCCTGCTCCTCGCCGCCACCTCAGGCTGGGCGTCGCCCCGCCTCCGGATCCGGTTCGACGACGGGTGGCGTTTCCGTAGGGACGCCGATCCCAAGTCAGGAGGGGAGATGGGGCCACTTTCCTGGCAGTGGAAGCCGGCCGACCGTGACCTGGATTTACAGACCCTTCCGTCCGACATCGATTCCGGACCGTGGAAGCCGACGCGGTTGGGACGGAACGAGCTCCGGAACGGAATCCGTTTCGGGTGGTTCCGAGCCGATCTGGGTTCGAATCCTCTCGATCGGGAAAAGGTGCTGCATTTCGAGTCGGTCGACGACAACGCAGTGGTCTTTGTCAACGGAATCCGGCTGAAGAGGCAGGACGGGTACGGGACGCCGTTCGACGTTCCGGTCTTCAGAGCCTGGAGCGCTTCTGGACCGAACCGGCTCGTGGTCCTCGTCGAGAATACGGGCGGATGGGGCGGGATCAACGGCAGCGTCACCTTCGCCAAGCCGCCGCCTCCCGAGTCTTTGCCTGCTGAAGCCGCGACTGGGTTCTCGGACAAAGCTTGGCGGACGGTGCACCTTCCCCACGACTACGTGGTGGAGGGAACGTTCAAACAAGGCGAGAACGTGTCGCACGGCTCGCTGCCTAGGCCGACCGCCTGGTATCGGAAGACCTTTACGATTCCCCCTTCCTACCGCGGCAAGAGGGTTTGGATCGACTTCGACGGGGTGTACCGAAACAGCACCGTCTATCTCAACGGCCGAAAGCTCGGGCACGAATCCAGCGGCTACATCGGATTCCGCTACGACCTCACCGACCGGCTGCAATACGGAAAGCCGAACGTCTTGGCCGTCCGAGTCGATCCGACGAAGGACGAGGGATGGTGGTACGAGGGCGCGGGCATCTACCGGCACGTCTGGCTAAACGTGACATCGCCGGTGCATGTCGTACCGGACGGAACGTTTGTGACGTCGAACGTTGGCGCCGGGCGGGCGTCTTTGACTATCTCGACCTCCATTGCAAATGACTCTAGCCATCCGACAAGGGTGGTGTTAACCTCGGAGATCTACGATCCGGCCGGACATCGAGTCGCAACAATCCGAAAGGTCGACTTGATCGAGGCGGGCAAGAGTGTCACGGTCAACCAGCATTCAGATGTAGTCAAGCCCACGCTCTGGTCCTTAGAAAGCCCAAGGCGATACCAGCTTAAGACCTCGATCCAGGCAGTGGGCGATCCAACGTATCACACCATCAAGAGCGACGAGGTCAACACTCCCTTCGGTATCCGGACCATCCGGTTCGACAAAGACAAGGGATTCTTCCTGAACGGCAAGCCGGTGAAGCTGAAAGGCACCTGCAACCACCAGGACCATGCCGGAGTCGGAACCGCGATGCCGGACGGGCTGCTCGAGTGGCGAATCCAGCGGTTGAAATCGATGGGCTCGAACGCCTATCGCTGCTCGCACAACCCGCCGGCAGCGGAGTTGCTCGACGCCTGCGACCGGCTCGGAATGCTCGTCATGGACGAAACCCGCCATCTCGGCGACGCGACCCAACCGAAGTCGCCGCGAGGCACCACGGCCGACGACCTATCCGAGCTCAAGCGGCTCGTCCTACGCGACCGAAACCACCCGAGCGTGATCATGTGGTCGCTCTTCAACGAGGAGCCGCTTCAAGGATCGCCGGAAGGCGCGGCTATCTACGAGAAGATGGTTGCCGCCGTTCGGAAGTTGGATCCGACGAGGCCGTGCACCGGCGCGGCGAACGGTGGATACGGCAGCGGAATCCAACTCGTGAGCGAGTTATTCGGCTTCAACTACAACATCGGCGCCTACGACAACTTCCATCGGCGCTTCCCGAACCAGCCGATGTACGGCAGTGAAACGGCGAGCACCGTCAGCACCCGCGGAATCTACGCCAACGACACCGTCCGCGGCTACGTGAGCGCCTATGACGTGAACCATCCGGCGTGGGCCGAGACCGCCGAGCATGCCTGGAAACCGATCGCCGAGCGCCCTTGGATGGCCGGCGGCTTCGTCTGGACCGGGTTCGACTACAAAGGTGAGCCGACGCCGTACGGTTGGCCATGCGTCAATTCGCACTTCGGCATCCTCGACATCTGCGGATTCCCCAAGGACAACTTCTACTATTACAAGGCCTGGTGGGGAGATAAGCCGGTCGTGCACCTGCTGCCGCACTGGAACTGGCCCGGGAAAGAGGGACAAAAGATCAACGTCTGGGTTCAAAGCAACGCGGACCGGGTGGAACTGCTTGTAAACGGCCGGTCTGTTGGTTCGAAGCCGGTGCCGAGGTTCGAGCACGCCGAGTGGGATGTTCCTTACGAGCCGGGGATGCTGGAGGCTCGGGGATACCGGGGAAACAAGCTGATCGCCAGCGACCGGATCGACACCACCGGTGCGCCGGCCGCGATCCGATTGAAGACCACCCGATCGCGGCTCTTGGCCGACGAGGAGGATCTATCGCCGGTCGAAGTGGAGATCGTCGATGCCCGCGGGCGCGTCGTGCCGACCGCGGACAACATGGTCAAGTTCTCGATCTCGGGTCCCGGGCATGTCGCGGGCGTCGGCAACGGCGACCCAAGCAGTCACGAGCCGGACAAAGCATCGAAGCGCCACGCCTTCAACGGTCTCTGCATGGCGTTAGTGCAGGCCACCAACCGGCCCGGCCGGATCGTGGTCACCGCCACCTCCCCCGGCCTGAAGGGCGCGTCGTTGGTCTTGACGAGCCACTAG
- a CDS encoding nitroreductase family protein — protein MIDTKKLNTTADAMRSRVSIRRYTDAPVPQEDVLEAIELAGNAPSAFNLQPWRFHVVRDSETKSRLQAAAMNQAQVGAAPVLLVLTSDMEDVMANLEDVLHPGLPEEKRVGTKGYLESMFGGLTVQQRAEWGRNQTNIALGYLLVALESMGYGSSPMLGFDADAVRAVLGLPQHVEIVALVSIGHPAEEGFPKHRHPVETILRAA, from the coding sequence ATGATCGACACTAAGAAGCTCAATACCACCGCCGACGCCATGCGCTCTAGGGTTTCCATCCGTCGGTATACGGATGCACCTGTCCCTCAGGAGGACGTTTTGGAGGCGATCGAGCTCGCGGGCAATGCCCCTTCGGCGTTTAACCTGCAACCTTGGCGTTTCCATGTCGTCCGCGACTCCGAGACGAAGAGCCGGCTCCAAGCTGCCGCGATGAATCAGGCGCAGGTAGGCGCGGCGCCGGTCCTGCTGGTTCTCACGAGCGACATGGAAGATGTGATGGCGAACCTCGAAGACGTCCTACATCCCGGATTGCCGGAAGAGAAGCGGGTGGGCACAAAGGGTTATCTGGAAAGCATGTTCGGCGGCTTGACGGTTCAGCAGCGGGCCGAATGGGGACGGAACCAGACGAATATCGCCCTCGGCTACCTCTTGGTCGCTCTGGAGTCGATGGGCTATGGCTCGTCGCCGATGCTCGGCTTCGATGCCGATGCCGTCCGGGCGGTTCTGGGACTGCCGCAGCACGTCGAGATCGTCGCCTTGGTCTCCATCGGCCACCCCGCCGAGGAAGGATTTCCAAAGCACCGCCATCCGGTGGAAACGATCCTGAGAGCGGCTTAA
- a CDS encoding NADH-quinone oxidoreductase subunit N produces the protein MNPPFMFPVPEADLFAILPVVIVMLTGILALIVEMARPKHNNDAIVAISLLGLAVAGFLAFRNLGDLEFSTFSDTYLVDRFGSIMQIVIVLGTLLSIVFSEGYLRNKRIPFGEFYPLMLWSSTGAMIMASTKNLLVIFVGLEILSVALYVMAGMSRTEEKSSESALKYFLLGAFASGFLLYGISFLYGATGTLHLEEVARAWISGGPAARPLIVFGVGMIVIGLGFKASLVPFHQWTPDVYQGAPTNVTSFMATVSKVGAFAALVRVLDAVVVREMVGIWIPALCVLAVLTMTVGNLVALTQKDAKRILGYSSIAQAGYVLVAVIAHLQSPTTVGYGTIAYYLFGYTAMTAGAFAVLSMAAKDGKEGTLLTELNGLAKRAPFAAATLVIFIASLVGLPPTAGFWGKFQIIRDISSAGLTWLAVVLAVNSIISVYYYLSIAMAVYTGGDSVSESTPEPRPARTNLGVLGACALGLIGVLGALAPQVVNLFNGK, from the coding sequence GTGAACCCACCCTTCATGTTCCCCGTCCCGGAGGCGGACCTCTTCGCGATCCTGCCGGTCGTCATCGTGATGCTCACCGGCATTCTCGCGCTGATCGTCGAGATGGCCCGGCCGAAGCACAACAACGACGCGATCGTGGCAATCTCGTTGCTCGGTCTCGCCGTCGCCGGCTTCCTCGCCTTCCGGAACCTGGGGGATCTGGAGTTCTCGACCTTTAGCGACACGTATCTGGTCGACCGGTTCGGGTCGATCATGCAGATCGTCATCGTGTTGGGAACGCTGCTGAGCATCGTATTCAGCGAAGGATATCTACGCAATAAGAGGATCCCGTTTGGCGAGTTCTATCCGCTGATGCTCTGGTCGTCGACCGGCGCCATGATCATGGCTTCGACGAAGAACCTGTTGGTGATCTTCGTTGGCCTCGAGATTCTTTCCGTCGCTCTCTACGTAATGGCGGGCATGAGCCGAACCGAAGAGAAGTCGAGCGAATCGGCGCTGAAATATTTTCTTCTCGGCGCTTTTGCAAGCGGATTCTTGCTTTACGGCATCTCGTTCCTTTACGGGGCGACCGGTACCTTGCACCTGGAAGAGGTCGCCCGAGCCTGGATCTCGGGTGGCCCCGCCGCCCGCCCGCTGATCGTTTTCGGAGTTGGGATGATCGTCATCGGGCTCGGCTTCAAAGCGAGCCTCGTGCCGTTCCACCAATGGACCCCCGACGTCTATCAAGGGGCGCCAACCAATGTGACGTCGTTTATGGCGACCGTCTCCAAGGTCGGCGCGTTTGCCGCCCTCGTCAGGGTTCTCGACGCGGTTGTCGTCCGCGAGATGGTGGGAATTTGGATTCCCGCGCTCTGCGTACTCGCGGTTTTGACAATGACGGTCGGCAACCTGGTGGCGCTGACGCAGAAGGATGCGAAGCGGATTCTCGGCTACAGCTCGATCGCGCAGGCGGGATATGTATTGGTGGCGGTGATCGCCCACCTGCAAAGCCCAACCACCGTCGGCTACGGGACCATCGCGTACTACCTCTTTGGCTACACCGCAATGACGGCAGGCGCCTTTGCCGTGCTCTCGATGGCTGCGAAGGACGGTAAGGAGGGAACGCTCCTTACCGAACTGAATGGGCTTGCCAAACGAGCTCCGTTCGCGGCGGCGACGTTAGTGATCTTTATCGCCTCGCTGGTCGGTCTGCCGCCGACCGCCGGTTTCTGGGGCAAGTTCCAAATCATTCGGGACATCAGCTCGGCCGGTCTCACCTGGCTCGCGGTGGTTCTGGCGGTGAATTCGATCATCTCGGTCTATTACTATCTGTCGATCGCGATGGCGGTCTACACGGGCGGCGATTCCGTCAGCGAATCAACGCCCGAGCCGCGCCCCGCTCGAACGAACCTCGGCGTTCTCGGTGCGTGCGCGCTCGGTCTAATCGGAGTCCTCGGCGCCCTGGCGCCGCAGGTCGTCAACTTGTTTAACGGGAAGTAA
- a CDS encoding complex I subunit 4 family protein, whose amino-acid sequence MPILSILTFLPLLGALLLAFLPKENAKLAKLLALALTILTLVFGIIGLLPTFQSASSGFQFEEQHAWFPDLGVSYHLGVDGISMWLILLTALLSLVAVAFSWYVDKRPRSFMALILLLEGAMIGAFCSLDLVFFFTFFEATLIPMWLMILVWGGERRAYAANKFLIYTFAGSIFFLVGMIGLALHCKSTGHALTFDIVQIQSSVANGGLWRNALQAEAFLFWSFAAAFLVKSPIFPFHTWVPDTYGESPTAGPILSGAMVKLGSYGFLRFCLPLFPDAAKNSVSILAALAVIGVLYAAIVAAVQTDARRLLAYSSISHMGMVMLGIFSLNEVGMIGGSYQQLNHGIVSGLLFLLLGFLYQRRGTTMLRDFGGLKGQMPIFAAIFLIATLASLGLPGTNGFVGEILALFGIYTTGFAGLYGISLGYAIAAGASMVIVAVYMLYMFQQIFYGENANPTNRRLRDIKPWEIALSGSLAVLIIVGGLYSRLFTNQMEQSVRTTRDMVVLPEGHRPTWESATTGTGVAMKPAREDRG is encoded by the coding sequence ATGCCGATCCTCAGCATTCTCACTTTCCTCCCGCTCCTAGGCGCTTTGCTACTGGCGTTCTTGCCGAAAGAGAACGCAAAGCTTGCCAAGCTACTGGCGCTCGCGCTCACGATTCTGACTCTCGTGTTCGGAATCATCGGCTTGCTGCCGACGTTCCAATCCGCGTCGTCCGGCTTTCAGTTTGAGGAGCAGCACGCGTGGTTCCCGGACCTCGGGGTGTCGTATCACCTCGGCGTAGACGGGATCTCGATGTGGCTGATCCTGCTCACCGCGTTGCTTTCGCTGGTGGCGGTGGCGTTTAGCTGGTATGTCGATAAGCGCCCGCGCTCGTTCATGGCGTTGATCCTGCTACTCGAAGGCGCGATGATCGGAGCGTTTTGCTCGCTTGACCTGGTGTTCTTCTTCACCTTCTTCGAGGCGACCCTGATCCCGATGTGGTTGATGATCCTCGTCTGGGGCGGTGAGCGACGGGCATACGCGGCAAACAAGTTTTTGATCTACACCTTCGCGGGATCGATCTTCTTCCTTGTGGGAATGATCGGGTTGGCGTTGCACTGCAAATCGACCGGCCACGCGCTCACGTTCGACATCGTTCAGATTCAGTCGAGCGTGGCGAACGGCGGTCTCTGGCGGAACGCTTTGCAAGCGGAGGCGTTCCTGTTCTGGTCCTTCGCGGCGGCTTTCCTGGTGAAAAGTCCGATCTTCCCGTTCCACACCTGGGTTCCGGACACGTACGGCGAGTCGCCGACTGCGGGTCCGATTCTTTCCGGCGCGATGGTGAAACTCGGGTCGTATGGTTTCCTCCGCTTCTGCCTCCCCCTCTTCCCGGACGCGGCGAAGAACTCGGTTTCGATTCTGGCGGCGTTGGCGGTTATCGGCGTGCTTTACGCGGCGATCGTCGCCGCGGTGCAAACCGATGCCCGGCGGCTGCTCGCCTACTCTTCCATTTCCCATATGGGGATGGTGATGCTCGGCATCTTCTCCCTGAACGAAGTGGGAATGATCGGCGGAAGCTATCAGCAGCTTAATCACGGAATCGTCTCCGGGCTGCTCTTCTTACTCCTGGGCTTCCTCTATCAGCGACGGGGAACTACGATGCTGCGCGACTTCGGTGGGCTGAAAGGTCAAATGCCGATCTTCGCGGCGATCTTCCTCATCGCGACCCTCGCGTCCTTGGGCCTTCCGGGAACCAACGGGTTCGTTGGAGAGATCCTCGCGCTGTTCGGGATCTACACCACCGGATTCGCCGGACTCTACGGAATCAGCCTGGGGTATGCGATTGCCGCCGGGGCCAGCATGGTGATCGTCGCCGTCTACATGCTGTACATGTTCCAGCAGATCTTCTACGGAGAGAACGCTAACCCGACCAATCGCCGTCTTCGCGACATCAAGCCCTGGGAGATCGCGCTAAGCGGTTCGCTGGCCGTCCTCATTATCGTAGGCGGCCTCTACTCTCGGCTCTTTACGAACCAGATGGAGCAAAGCGTCCGCACGACGCGCGACATGGTAGTTCTTCCGGAAGGCCATCGCCCCACTTGGGAGAGCGCCACCACCGGAACCGGCGTCGCGATGAAGCCGGCGAGGGAGGATCGGGGATGA
- a CDS encoding prepilin-type N-terminal cleavage/methylation domain-containing protein, with the protein MPPITKKSRRRGFTLVELLVVVLIISTLMSVALPLYVSALSDSSKKTCRHNMESIVNAAQAWKTKNRVPNFSTLTASALLGDLGQIPRCPDGGTYTITASGTVNDSAGVATTIPANGIGITCSTVGHNGYIPGLMGR; encoded by the coding sequence ATGCCTCCAATCACCAAAAAATCGCGCCGACGTGGATTTACGCTCGTGGAGCTCTTGGTCGTCGTACTCATCATCTCGACCTTGATGTCCGTCGCCCTTCCGCTTTACGTAAGTGCGCTCAGCGATTCCAGTAAGAAGACTTGCCGGCATAATATGGAGTCGATTGTGAACGCCGCCCAAGCGTGGAAGACCAAGAACCGGGTGCCGAACTTCTCAACTCTTACCGCCTCGGCGCTCCTCGGTGACCTGGGCCAAATTCCGCGCTGCCCAGACGGCGGAACCTACACGATCACCGCCAGCGGCACCGTGAACGACAGCGCGGGCGTCGCAACCACGATTCCCGCCAACGGAATAGGCATCACCTGCTCTACCGTCGGCCACAACGGGTATATCCCTGGCTTAATGGGGCGCTAG
- a CDS encoding uroporphyrinogen decarboxylase family protein, which translates to MNTRERLFAAARRGEPDRQPLIYWPGMTDSRSDVVVLAPDPEFVAAHSAKDERPKLIEVPNPFGRAWARGIDLNAELAKDPKEGARILDEFAEAIRTMMSRCLDAGADGVLYRLHGATSVHCTPMQYGGHYLERDRELLESVKGATLNLLFVVGDADLYLDFVSDLPAHFFGWDDRTSGIGTEQGRAMRDGAVATFDESADLRIVHPLSSATKVLEKPRT; encoded by the coding sequence ATGAACACTCGCGAGCGCCTCTTCGCGGCGGCTCGCCGAGGCGAGCCGGATCGCCAACCGCTGATTTATTGGCCTGGGATGACGGATAGCCGGTCCGACGTCGTCGTCCTCGCTCCCGATCCGGAATTCGTCGCCGCCCACTCGGCCAAAGACGAGCGGCCGAAGCTGATCGAAGTTCCGAATCCATTCGGACGAGCATGGGCGCGGGGGATCGACTTAAACGCCGAATTAGCGAAGGACCCGAAGGAAGGGGCTCGTATCCTGGACGAATTTGCCGAGGCGATCCGGACCATGATGAGCCGTTGCCTGGATGCGGGGGCCGACGGCGTTCTCTACCGCCTTCACGGCGCCACTTCCGTTCACTGCACCCCGATGCAGTACGGCGGCCACTATCTGGAGCGGGATCGCGAGCTGCTCGAATCGGTGAAAGGCGCGACCCTCAATTTGCTCTTCGTCGTCGGAGACGCGGATCTATATCTCGATTTCGTCAGCGATCTGCCCGCGCATTTCTTCGGATGGGACGACCGAACGTCCGGTATCGGTACCGAGCAAGGCCGGGCGATGCGGGACGGAGCGGTCGCGACGTTCGACGAATCGGCCGACCTTCGGATCGTCCACCCGCTATCTAGCGCCACTAAAGTTTTGGAGAAGCCCCGTACGTGA
- a CDS encoding sugar phosphate isomerase/epimerase family protein — protein sequence MRIGVSMYSFYAHVRDGRMDIPAFIHEAKRAGAEGVELLAPFYKDIVADRERALVALRETGLTCPIFSISQNFAKPDAGQRQAELEKIRFGVDEAQHYGAKVVRVFAGDVSPEVTFDQARSWIVEGLAEASIYAQEQGVRLALENHGTLAGRGDQVAGLIEDVRQKSGNDALGANPDTGNFLLVNQPSHEAIERVAGYAYMVHFKDFRAASDEDQSNVYAALDGRRYVGTAVGEGDVELARCIQILKDSGFDGWLSVEYEGPEDPLAAVPRSIANARKYL from the coding sequence ATGCGCATCGGCGTCAGCATGTACAGCTTTTACGCGCACGTGCGCGACGGCCGGATGGATATTCCGGCGTTTATCCACGAGGCGAAAAGGGCCGGCGCCGAAGGGGTGGAGCTCCTCGCACCCTTTTACAAAGACATCGTGGCAGACCGAGAAAGGGCGCTCGTGGCGCTCCGGGAGACCGGGCTGACCTGCCCCATCTTCTCGATCAGCCAAAACTTCGCCAAGCCGGATGCCGGTCAACGCCAAGCGGAGTTGGAGAAGATCCGGTTTGGGGTCGATGAGGCCCAACACTACGGGGCGAAGGTGGTCCGCGTTTTTGCGGGCGACGTTTCTCCCGAGGTGACGTTCGACCAAGCTCGCTCTTGGATCGTGGAGGGGCTCGCCGAGGCGTCGATTTACGCTCAGGAGCAGGGGGTTCGGCTTGCGCTAGAAAACCACGGCACCCTCGCGGGGCGAGGAGACCAGGTCGCGGGATTAATCGAGGACGTTCGACAAAAGAGCGGGAACGACGCCCTTGGCGCGAATCCGGACACGGGCAATTTTCTCCTGGTGAACCAGCCGAGCCATGAGGCGATCGAACGCGTCGCGGGTTATGCCTACATGGTCCACTTCAAAGATTTCCGGGCCGCGTCGGACGAAGACCAGAGCAACGTGTATGCCGCCCTCGACGGGCGTCGGTACGTGGGAACCGCAGTCGGAGAGGGAGACGTTGAGTTGGCCCGGTGTATCCAGATCCTCAAGGATTCCGGGTTCGACGGCTGGCTAAGCGTCGAATACGAAGGCCCCGAGGACCCGCTAGCCGCGGTTCCTCGATCGATTGCGAACGCGCGGAAGTATTTGTAA